In the Acetobacterium sp. KB-1 genome, ACCAGGGCGGTATAACTTAAACTTTAGCAAAGAAGGGTATGCTAAAAAATCCGTTGGTTTTGAAGTTGATAAACTAGATTCTAAGTTCATACTAAAAGAAATGTTAAATCAAATTATGTATGTGCCAGTATCCAAAGATGGGTTGGACATATCAATAGAAGATATGTGGACAACACAAGAAATAAGAACAACTATGGAAGAAGCGGAGCAAACAGTAAAAAATGTTTTAGCAGATGAAAATGTGACTGAAGATATTGTTTTTGAAACAATAACAGCTACTCAAACAGCGATAAATAACTATAATAATGCAAAGCAAAAAGGTTTAAAAGGCCTATCCGATAAAGAAAAAGTCGCTAATGATGTTTTATTTCTTCAAATGAATCACTATTTTATTCCAATAGAATATAAAACAAGCATGGAAACGAGAATAGCTTATTTACAGCAACGCATTGATCAATTAATACAAGAAAACTTAAATGGTATCGATACTTTTAATGGTTCAAATATATTAGTTGGATTTGATAAAAACTTTGGATATTTCATAAAAGCAACTTATGGAAGTTACACAAGTGAATTTAACAACATTACCGTAAAGGAAGAATACTAAAAAGTGTAAAAGACTAAGAGGGTTATCAATATCCAATATTTACAGATAATGCTTCACGAATCAAGAAATTGAATTCAAGTAGTGCTTCTTGGTGGTTGAGATCACCTTATTATAACTCAGAGTATGGTGCATATAGTTCATTTGCGATAGTACTTAACACTGGTTCAAATTCTTATGTGACGGCTCCTTTTATGGGTAGTGTTGCATTTGGTTTCTGTTTTGGAAATGCACCTAATTAAATAGTATCTTCTAAATCTGCCGAAATTAACGCCTTAACCGATCCATCAACCTTTCGCCGGCGGGTTTTAAGATGCAGTAGGAAAGACAAGACAAGACAAAATAATAAACCAAAAGAAGTGATCGAGATAAAGTTAATACTTGATCACTTCTTTTTTAGGAAGGAGACATTAATGATTAAAAAGCGAACCGTCCTTATAGCATTAGTGCTTTTATTGACTCTGTCGATTATTTCTCCCAGCGTCCAAGCTGAAGGTGCCAAGGCTTTTATCGGTACATCTGGAACATCAGAGGATAATATCACAATTTCAATCACCTCCAATAAAGACGTTGATCAGATCCTGATTAACTCTGGGACGGGTGAGTTTCTGCTAACCCCACAAACCGAATACAGTGATGAGCAATTAAAAGGAAATAACCAGGTAATGGATATGAATGGTGATCTTCAGGTTAATTCTGAGGATTACGATATTTTAAAAGCTCATGTCGATGGTGGCTGCAAAGATTACACTGCCAGAGAGCGGTGTCCCCATTGCGGAGCAGCTGATGTAAATGATGATGGGGTCATCGATAATAAAGATCTGGAAATGCTGCAAAGCCATCTGGATGGCAAATGTCAGATGCAGGATTGCTATTTCCAAGGTACCCGGATTAATCGTAAAAATGATCCAGATGATCCGAATCGCTACATTTGGTCATTTAGTTATACGCCGACTATCCGGGGAACGGATCACATGAGCTTTAAACCACAGTCAATGACATCAACCGGATTACGCACCGGCGAACAAAAAGAATTGTCGATCAAGGCCGAAGAATTTAAAAACCCGGAGATCATTCGTACTGGCGTAGTACCAAATCAGAATAAATACCTGATCAATACACCGGTTAAGGTCTATGCGGTTACACCGCTTGAAACGGATCAAGTGATCTTTAAAACAAACAGTGCCACCTTTGTGGTCAATACTCCGGAATCAATTGATTATGTCAAAGCTGAAAAAACCTGGAGTAAAACCTATAATCCGGGGACTGCCGGCAATGAGAATATTAAAATTACCGGTCAGGGACAACAGTCAGGAGGTACCTATCTGGATAGTGCGGTGCCGGTCGATTTTACCGAGTGGATCGTCGATCCCCAGGTATTGAGTACCTCCAACAGTGTGAAAACCCACTCCTACTCCTGGACAACCTCCAGCACCGATGCTGAAGGGAAGGTGACAATAACCACCCATACCTATTACTGGTATACCATCACCGTCACCGCCATAGCCAATCCGGATACGGAGTATGTAGTATTTAATACCCCGGGGGGAGCGGTGACCGACAACAGTTATTCTGTATCCGGCAGCAACCGGATATTTTCAACCACCTGGGACAGCACCAACAGCGGAGAGAGTGCATCAGCTTCGGCCTTTTGCTATATCAGTGAAAAACCGGTGATTAAAAACAAATATCGGGTCAACTTCGATCCGCAAAGTGGGAGTCAGATCGCACCGATTACCACCGAGTATAATACCTTGATTACAAAGCCAACGGATCCGGTCCGTTACGGCCATACCTTTTCCGGATGGTACAAGGAAGCCCGATGTATCAATGCCTTTGATTTCAATAGCGACAGGATCCGGGGAACAACCACCTTGTTTGCCAAGTGGACGATCAATGATTATCAGGTCAGCTTTGATTCCCAGGGAGGCAGTGCATGCGCTTCAGTCACGACCAAATATGACTCGACGATCAATCCGCCAACTCAGCCGATCCGAAATAATTTCGTGTTTGGAGGATGGTTTAGGGATGCCGGGTATACAAGCCCCTGGAATTTCACCATTGACAAGGTTACGGGGGATACAACTCTCAAAGCAAAATGGATACCGGTGGTTTATAAAGTTACCTTTAACACCAAAGGCGGAAATGAGATCCCGGCTATCGGGGTGAATTATGACAGTACCTTACCGGCAATTACCCCACCGGTTTTGACTGGATATTCATTTTCGGGGTGGTTTAAAGACAGCGGGTGTACCCAGGAATGGAAAGTGGCCAGTGACCGGATTACCGGGCCGGTGAAGCTTTACGCCAAATGGTCAATCAATCAGTATCAGATCAGTTTTGATTCCATGGGAGGAAGTGCGGTGAACACAATTAGTACCAACTACAAAACCCTGATCACCCCGCCTGATCCACCAAGTCGTGACGGTTTTGCCTTTGTGGGCTGGTATAAGGATTTCGGCTGTACCAATCCCTGGCGGTTTGATGCCTATCCGGTTTATGAAGATACCAAACTGTATGCCAAATGGAAAGCGGATTGATTTCTTTTTCAATCACCAAGGAGGAAAAAATGAATATAACGAAGCGGTTTAGCAGGGTTTTTACCCTGCTTTATTTATTGGGATGGTTTATACTGCCAACCCCGGTTTTTGCCCACGATACCATTACAACCAATCAGATTACGGCGATCCAGGACTCGGAAAAGACCTTTACCATCACGGTTGGCCATCTGAATGCTGCCAACGGTATTGCCGGTCTGACCTGTAAGGTCTGGAGTGCAGCCGGGAGCCAGGATGATGTGAAGACCGAAGCAATGATACAAAATGGCGATGGTTCTTATACCTATACCGTCGACATGGAAAAGGATCATAGTATTGAGGATGTGGCCAAGGTTAAGCATTATGACAAGGGCATGTATTACATTGAAATTTATGGAGTGGATAATGGCGGAGTCACCGGACTGGTGGATTCCACCTATCTTGTGATCCGATCCGATGCCAATGAATGGAAACGCCACAGCTATGATGGCTCAAACTTTCATGAAGATACCTATCGGGCGATCCTGACAGTAACGCCAGAGATTAAAAACGGAACCCAGGAAGCCAACAGCGGGGCCAGTTTTAAATCCGGTTATGGTTATGCCCTGAATTTAAGCACAACCGTAGCCAGTAACGCCGATGTGGTAGCGGATCGATGGTTAGCCGGGGCACAGAATGCCAGTACGGTTTTTCCGGAGTTTAATTTTAAAACCGGGGTCACGACTAACGGCAGTTTTAATCAGTTTAATCGCCTGTCCGACTGCATGGGGATTACAAATAACAGCAATCTGTCAAATTCAGTGCTGGAATTAAAAACAAATCCGTTCTCGGCCAGCAGTGCCCGGGTGCATTTTACCCCGCTCTGGTTTCCGGACAACACGGAGTACGCGGTTTATTCAGAGGTATTCGATGCCTGGACGCCAGGGGGGATGCTGGGGACAGCGACCACCAACAGCGTTAACATCAACGGAACAGTATATGACGATTGGCAGGTTAATAATAAAAAATAAGGGGGTGCCGGTGAGAAGTCGAGAAAATGTACTCCTGTCCATAAAACCGGAGTATGCAAATGAGATCATGGATGGAAATAAACTCTTTGAATACCGGAAACGGATCTTTAAAAAACCGGTCAATACCATTGTTATGTACGTGACCAAACCGGTGGGACTCTTTATCGGAGAATTTACCATTAAACGGATTATGGTGGATAGCCCGGCGACTATCTGGTTGGAAACAGAAGCCTATGCAGGGATTAAAAAGAATGCCTATGATGCATACTTTAGGGGCCACGCCACAGCCTACGCCATTGAATTACAGGATGTGAGGGCTTATCACACCCCGATTAATCCGTTTATGGTATGGAATCATTTTGTACCACCCCAGTCATTTCGGTATATCTAAAAAGGGGAAAGCAATTAAAAATAATCTAGGAGGGTGAGGATGAAGATAAGTACGGCAAAAAACGGATGCGAGCGGATATGCCCCGGTCAGCCGGTCTTTAAGATCGGGCAGACAGTCAAAACAACGGGAACAGGAATGGAAGGTGATAAATTTGACAAAAACAAAAAGGTGTCAAAACCGGGAATTATCCTGGACTGTTATGATTTCTTTGTTTTAGTGCAGTTGCAGCATTCTAAAAAATGCTTCTTTTATAATCAGCTGGAGGTTATTTCGATAAAAGAATACCAGGATATGAGCATGAAGAAATTAAAAAATCCAATCAGGGTGCTGCACCATGGGGCGCATTAACGAAGAAACCCATCGTTTTATCGCATTGCCTTTTGTGAATGAGACATTAAAAATGGAAGTGTGGGATAAAGACCGGTGGTTGTTCTCACTATGTGTTAAGATAGTTGTCAGGTGATTGAATTTACTATATTATAGTAAATATATAAAAGGATAGGAGTATCACATGACACAATATAGCGATGAATTCAAAGAACATATTATACAGCAGATGTTGCCGCCGATCAGCAAATCAGTTCGTCAGCTGCATAATGAAACCGGTGTTTCAGAGCAGACACTTTTCAAGTGGAAGAAGCAGGCAAAAGCGTCCGGAATGGCAGCACCATCGGGAACAGGAACTTCAGAAGACTGGTCCAGTGAGGATAAATTTCTGATCGTCCTGGAAACAGCCCGTATGAATCAGGCTGAGCTGGCTGAATATAGCCGTGAAAAAGGCCTTTATGTTGAACAAATCGAAGCCTGGCGTGATGCCTGCATCAATGCCAATGGGAGTGTTGCCAATGAATCAAAGAGACTTAAAAAAGATCTAAGCGAATCAAAAAAACAGGTGACCCAACTCAATCGCGAACTGAAGCGAAAGGAAGCAGCATTGGCTGAAACAGCAGCATTACTGGTGCTCAGAAAAAAGGCACAAGCGATCTGGGGGGAGCCCGAGGACGAATGATCCCAACCTCAGATCGCAAAATCGCTGCTGCTTTAATCGAAGAAGCCATTCAAAACGGAGCCCGCCAATTTATGGCATGCCGTGAGCTGAATATCAGCGAACGTACTTTTTCACGCTGGAAAAATCCGGCAACACCGCTGGAAGATCAGCGTCCCGTTGCGATTCGGCCAACTCCCTCCAATAAACTGACACCAGCAGAACGGAAAGAGATAATAAAAGTCGTGAATTCGAAAAAATATCAGAGTCTGCCACCCAGTCAGATTGTTCCCCGTCTGGCAGATGAGGAGGGGCGCTATATTGCATCCGAATCTTCCATATACCGTGTGATGAAAGAAGCCGGCATGAATAATCATCGGGGTCGTTCATCAAAACCTCAGAAGCGCACGATCACAAGCCACAAAGCAACAGGGCCGAATCAGGTCTGGATGTGGGATATCACGTGGCTGCCGGGTCCGGTAAAGGGTTTTCACTATTATCTTTATCTGATTCTGGATCTTTACAGTCGAAAGATCGTTGGCTGGGAAATCTGGCCGGAAGAATCCGCACAAAATGCCAGCATACTTGTTCGAAAAGCAGCGCTTTCAGAAACGATTTCAACCGCTAAACAGCCGCTGGTTCTGCATTCCGATAACGGTAGTCCGATGAAAGGAGCTTCGTTGATGGAAACCCTTCAGAAACTGGGAATTGTTTCATCCAAAAGCAGACCGAGAGTCAGTAATGACAATCCCTATGCCGAATCCATCTTCAAAACCTGCAAATATCGCCCTGATTACCCTTACAAGGGCTTTAAATCAATCCCGGAAGCAAGACAATGGGTTCTGGAATTTACGCATTACTATAATTTTGAACACTGCCACAGTGGGCTTAATTTCCTGACCCCAAATCAGCGGCATACCGGAATGGATAAAGAGATTTTTTCAAACCGCACAGCTGTTTATGAGGCCGCACGGCAGAATAATCCAAACCGCTGGACTAAAAATATTCGCAAGTGGGCTCTGGAAAACGAAGTATGGTTAAATCCTGAAAAAGATGAATCAAATGAAACAAATGAAACCAATGAAACCAATAAGTCAGTCGGTTAATTCAAGAAAAACCGCCAACTATCTTGACAACTACCGTTCTATATGGATTGTGATAACCAGAGTGTACCCTATGTTGTGATTGAAAAAGAAAAGACTGATGAGCGGGTCATTCAAACGACTCGGGATCTGATGGACGTAGAAGCGCATTTATTTTCGAATGAAAAGAATGCGCTTCTTTTTATGAATAATTTTAAAGGAGAATAAAAATGGCAAATGGACAAAATGCAAGTTTAAGTGTTGGAATGGATCAGATTTTACAGCTGGGTGAGGTAACGGCCCGGATACTCTATGCCATCGTGGAATCAGAAAAAGCAAAAATGCTGAAGCAGGCTGCCGGGGTGGGACAAACAGCTGGAAAGCCAGCTGCGGACGAAAGCAAGGATGAAGCGAGTGCAGTCAAGTCTGAAAATCAGGCCGTTGCTGAAAGTAGCAACCTTATCGATACCGATCTCCTTAACAAGCTGGATAGCGCATTTAAGGAGTTTCTATTGGTCAGCCGGCAAGTGATTAATCAAACCCGGGAACCGGTGATTGATTTAAAAAATATGGAACAGCTCATCGATCCCAATCCCATTACCCGGGAGGAAAAAACGTTGGCCAAAGAGATCAATGCACTGGATCAGGCCGTGGAGCGCACCAGTAAAAGTCTGGAGCAGTTTTCCGAAGCTGCACAGGATAGTCGGATTCCCCGGCGCACGGTGATCCGTTCCCTGGGTGAGAAGATGATCCAGCTTGATGATAGGCGTGTTGCGGTGGCCCAAGGGATCGAAAACTATTTTTCCAACGTGACCAACCGGGCACGAATTGGTTTTGCCACCTGGATGGTCAATCAGTTCGATGGGATCAACAGCCGGTTTGAACAGATCAAAAATGTGGCCAATCAACAGATTGATGAAATCAATCAGGCCGAGAAAAACAACCCGGTTCGGGAAACCCCAAGTGAGACTGTGGCGAATATTCAATCGAATACCCTGTCAAGGGACTCCAATTCGCCAGAAATCGATAAAATCAGGGATTTGTTGCTTACCATGGAAAACACCATGTCGGATCTGATGCGGGCCATTCATGCGGTAAATCAAACGCCCACAGAAACCCGGACGGTCAGCAATGATGCCAATCCCATCATTACCACCGAAGCAGCCAAGACCCAGGAAAACGACGGAGAAATAAAGGCGGATCAGGTGATGGCCAATGCTTCGGTAACAGACCGGATTTATCACGTTGATGAGTATGGACTGATGCTTTTGGATCTTCACGATGGGTTCGATGCCGATCCCCAAAAACTGGCGGATTTCATCCAGTTTTCGACCCGGTTTCAGCAATATACCACCAGAAATCAGCAATTGATCTTTGCACAGAATGCCAACGCCATCCAGGTAGCCAATGTTCATGACTTATTAGAAAACGGCATACAGGTTAAGGAGGGTGAAAATCCGATTCAAATCTTTGTTCCCAATGATGCAAAAGAAGGCCCCCGGTTTGTGATGGGATCGATTTATGACATTGCTCAAACCGATTTGCCGGAAAATGACGATCCGGAGATAAAAACCGGTAAGGACATGGTCGAAAATCAAAGCTTGACGGCGGGGATATTGGAATATTGCCAGGCCACGATTAAACCCAATTATAACGGGGTGGAAGGTCAACTTGAAGCCCAGGGGGTGGCTCTGATGCTGTTGGCCCATAATAACCTCAAAGCACCCGCAGAATTAAACGAAAGACTCAAAAAAACCTATCAGGCGTATCGGGAAACACTTCAAGGCTCCCCAAGTGATCACCAGAAACGACTGGATGCGACCTTTAAATCCATGAATAAAACATTTCAGGATCATGTGGCGGAGTTGGATCAGTATTTAAGTCATCAACCGGTAACACCGGAAGAAAGCAGCCTTAAGCGAGAACTGGAGGAACGTCAGGAAGAAGTCTGGGAGCCGGAAATGTAATCCTGTTTCCCGAGGAAACAAAAAAATAGATGTAATCCTGTTTCCCGAGGAAACAAAAATCGCAAAACGAATCCTGTTTCCCCGGGAAACAAAAATTGAAAGGAAAACAAAATGGATAAAATCATCCCCCTTATTATTTGTTGTGTTGGCGTGATCGCACTGATTGTGATGAACATCTGGAATAAGAAAAACAAGACGGTTCAATTCAAAGGAAAGAAGAAGGAGCCGGAGCATAACAGCGTCCACGATTTTATTAATGTCAAAGACATCAAAGGAAATTTTCTTTATACCAAAGATAATAAAATCTGTGCCTATTACCGGGTGGACGCCATTTCTCTGGATTTACTGTCACAGAACGAGAAACGCTCACTGTGTAAGCAATTGTGTGTGCAGATGGCACCGGAATCATCCTGGCGCTTTCTTTCCGTGGAAAGGCCGGTTGATATTTTTCCTCTGGTGGAAGAATACTCCCGGATCTGGACTCAAACCACCGAGCCGGTGGTCAAGGACATTCTGGGCAAGGAAATGCTGGAGATGCATCACTTTGCCGAATCCGGGGAAATTGTTCAGCGCCAGTTTTATTTCATCGTCTGGGACGATTATGAAGTCGGTATTGAACGGGACTTTCTCAAGCGGATTACCGATATTGAAAGCCGGTTGGCAAGTGGAACAATCACCGGTGAGATCTTAAAGCAGCAGGAAATTGTCAGACTGTGTAATCTGATTAATAACCCGGCCTATTGTCATCTGGAAGATATGGAATATGGCACCCAGATTACAACGATTATGGATTTATATAAAAACAGTCATGAAAGTCAATTCGTGGCAGCAGATCAAATACAGGAGGTCGCATATGCGTAAGCACGAGAAACCCAAAGAAAGTCGGAAAGCACGGATTAAAGCCGAAAAACCGGTGAAGGACAAAGCGCCTAAAAAAGAACGGCGGTCACTTTTTGGGAATAGTGAGGAAAGTCAACCGGAACAGCCCAAGCGGGGATCCAAATTGGGGCGATCAAAAAAAGCAGCAATTACTGAAAATAAATCCCTGATGAATATTATTTCGCCCATCAACATGGAAATCAAGCCCAATGAATTGTGGATTGGCGAATACCTGGCCCGGGTGTATGGCGTGATCCAATATCCGGCGCACCGGGATTATGGGTGGTTGGGGAAACTGTCCAATATCCCCGGAACAGTCTTCTCCATTGAGTTTGATAAAATTGAGAATGCCGATTTTATTAA is a window encoding:
- a CDS encoding ASCH domain-containing protein, whose protein sequence is MRSRENVLLSIKPEYANEIMDGNKLFEYRKRIFKKPVNTIVMYVTKPVGLFIGEFTIKRIMVDSPATIWLETEAYAGIKKNAYDAYFRGHATAYAIELQDVRAYHTPINPFMVWNHFVPPQSFRYI
- a CDS encoding transposase; protein product: MTQYSDEFKEHIIQQMLPPISKSVRQLHNETGVSEQTLFKWKKQAKASGMAAPSGTGTSEDWSSEDKFLIVLETARMNQAELAEYSREKGLYVEQIEAWRDACINANGSVANESKRLKKDLSESKKQVTQLNRELKRKEAALAETAALLVLRKKAQAIWGEPEDE
- a CDS encoding GBS Bsp-like repeat-containing protein, which translates into the protein MNITKRFSRVFTLLYLLGWFILPTPVFAHDTITTNQITAIQDSEKTFTITVGHLNAANGIAGLTCKVWSAAGSQDDVKTEAMIQNGDGSYTYTVDMEKDHSIEDVAKVKHYDKGMYYIEIYGVDNGGVTGLVDSTYLVIRSDANEWKRHSYDGSNFHEDTYRAILTVTPEIKNGTQEANSGASFKSGYGYALNLSTTVASNADVVADRWLAGAQNASTVFPEFNFKTGVTTNGSFNQFNRLSDCMGITNNSNLSNSVLELKTNPFSASSARVHFTPLWFPDNTEYAVYSEVFDAWTPGGMLGTATTNSVNINGTVYDDWQVNNKK
- a CDS encoding IS3 family transposase, encoding MIPTSDRKIAAALIEEAIQNGARQFMACRELNISERTFSRWKNPATPLEDQRPVAIRPTPSNKLTPAERKEIIKVVNSKKYQSLPPSQIVPRLADEEGRYIASESSIYRVMKEAGMNNHRGRSSKPQKRTITSHKATGPNQVWMWDITWLPGPVKGFHYYLYLILDLYSRKIVGWEIWPEESAQNASILVRKAALSETISTAKQPLVLHSDNGSPMKGASLMETLQKLGIVSSKSRPRVSNDNPYAESIFKTCKYRPDYPYKGFKSIPEARQWVLEFTHYYNFEHCHSGLNFLTPNQRHTGMDKEIFSNRTAVYEAARQNNPNRWTKNIRKWALENEVWLNPEKDESNETNETNETNKSVG
- a CDS encoding InlB B-repeat-containing protein produces the protein MIKKRTVLIALVLLLTLSIISPSVQAEGAKAFIGTSGTSEDNITISITSNKDVDQILINSGTGEFLLTPQTEYSDEQLKGNNQVMDMNGDLQVNSEDYDILKAHVDGGCKDYTARERCPHCGAADVNDDGVIDNKDLEMLQSHLDGKCQMQDCYFQGTRINRKNDPDDPNRYIWSFSYTPTIRGTDHMSFKPQSMTSTGLRTGEQKELSIKAEEFKNPEIIRTGVVPNQNKYLINTPVKVYAVTPLETDQVIFKTNSATFVVNTPESIDYVKAEKTWSKTYNPGTAGNENIKITGQGQQSGGTYLDSAVPVDFTEWIVDPQVLSTSNSVKTHSYSWTTSSTDAEGKVTITTHTYYWYTITVTAIANPDTEYVVFNTPGGAVTDNSYSVSGSNRIFSTTWDSTNSGESASASAFCYISEKPVIKNKYRVNFDPQSGSQIAPITTEYNTLITKPTDPVRYGHTFSGWYKEARCINAFDFNSDRIRGTTTLFAKWTINDYQVSFDSQGGSACASVTTKYDSTINPPTQPIRNNFVFGGWFRDAGYTSPWNFTIDKVTGDTTLKAKWIPVVYKVTFNTKGGNEIPAIGVNYDSTLPAITPPVLTGYSFSGWFKDSGCTQEWKVASDRITGPVKLYAKWSINQYQISFDSMGGSAVNTISTNYKTLITPPDPPSRDGFAFVGWYKDFGCTNPWRFDAYPVYEDTKLYAKWKAD